AAGACTAAGCAATTATAAGAAGGATTCTCCTCCCTCTCCTAGGTTCTGGTTGACATGATCCGTGTACCAGATTGGGCATTTGAAGCTGCTGGTCAGGAAACAAGAAGCATGGGCCAAGATGCTGCTGCATACCATCCTGGACTTTACTTGACTCCTGCTCAGGTAAGTGTTCATTGGGTTATAGTACATATTGCCATTTAGTCTTGAGTCTTTTTGCTTTGTACCCTTCTTTACGTATTCCCTAGATAATATGATGgtagaaaaaaatttgagccCCTAAAAGCTGTTTAGATGAACTCAAGGCCACTATTGATAATCCAAAAAGGGCTGATCAGAAATTAGGGGGACATTTAAGGGCATTACTAAGGCACTATGTGCATGTGCTCATGTGTATGTTCTACTAGAATTATGCAATCGTTTTACAGGGCTAGTATTCATATATTTCAAGAATATATCAGTTACCATTCACTATTGAATGTTTCAAGGCTGTATTATTTATCATGCCCTCATAATGCTTCGAATTCTCTCTTCATTGCGGAAACCATTTTGCATTTAACAACTTTACTCCTAATATTAGTTCTGAATCCTGAAGGttggttttttttggggggggctGGGGGGGGTTTCACAGAGGGAAGCGGTTGAAGCACTCATTCAGGAACTTCCAAAGTTCAGACTAAAGGCTGTTCCAACGGATTGCAGTGAATGTCCCATATGCTTAGAAGAGTTCCATGTAGGGAATGAggtaattcttttcttttctgacTAAGACTAATTCATCATGTTAAACAAACCAGTTACACTACTTTATTAAGAACCAAGTATCTTTCATGTTagagcaaaatattaaaatgctATTTTCACAATCTATTCATGATGTATCATCTGCAGCCCTCTTGTGACGTAACAGTTATTAAATCTGCACttgattttcaaatttaatggcGGAGATGATACATTGTGAAAGAAACCTTGTGAAAAGAGCGTTACTCAAACTATATGGGAGTTGTTGGATGGGATTCCTTTCTCGTCATCTGGCTGTATGTGGGGCCACATGAAGGGATTACTTGacataaatttttaagttttttaggttaatttttgCAGGATCACTTGGTTTAATTTTGATTGCTGACCTTTAGAACTTCTCATCCTTTCTTTTGGCTTTTGTTTCTATCTATTTAAAATTTGGGTGCCCtaaaaatatgtaataaatttttaagtCCTAGAAAACATCCTTTCTTCGGGCTTTTGTTACCATTAGGAGGTGCAGGCCACCACACCCCTGCTCATTCATACAAAGAAATTTCTGTGCCTTTTGGTAGTGGATTATTACTGGGGCAGTTGGACACAAGTTTCTTACTAAAACTGGTGCAGGTTCGTGGCCTGCCTTGTGCTCACAATTTCCATGTAGAGTGCATTGATGAGTGGCTTCGACTGAATGTGAAATGTCCTCGGTGCCGTTGCTCAGTTTTCCCTAATCTTGACCTTAGTGCTTTATCTAATCTTCGTGCTGAGACCGAACGGACAACTGCCAGTGTGGTGACAACCAACAGATATGTAAGGGAACCTTCCAGCCAGAGCTATCTGTTGAGATTGCAGGGTCTGCTCCGTCCAGTACGTACAGGTAATGCAGGGGCAGCTGATGATGCTGACATGTCGTTGGAAACTGCAGAGAATGGAGGTGTGGCGGTGGTGACTCGGGATCCATCAAGCACAGAGCCAGTACCCTCGGTTGAAAGCATGTTTGTTGGTCAGGCCACCCAACCGCAACACTAGATTGATCCTGCATCTTTTTTCCCCAATTTTTACTAGATTTCCTAACCCTCTGCCAAGACAAGGTAAATGATACTTGTCCATATTTGGCCATCACTTTTGTAAGGTGTAGTGATGGTTTCTCATTGTAATGAACAGAGTTTTTTGATTGATCCAAGTGTATGGAGTCATGGACTTTAAAAAACTGTAAAAGATACCTTCTTTTTGTTAACCAGTGGAGATTAGAATTCCAGTCGTGCATTGCAGTCTACTTTTGGTCtcattttctgtttgtttgaCAATAAGTGCGGAAATGTCTGTTTGGGAGTGTTTGAGGGTGAATAAAACAGGGGCCATTAGATGATAGATGATTAGATGTGCAGCTTTATTTGCTGGGATTACTAATTTCAATTGGAACTGAACCCGTTTAAATTGTAACGAGACGTGCTCTGATCTTAGTTGGAACTTGACCCAAGCCAAATCTAACGTCCATCAACgtcttcttgtgtggacatcAACCCCGTATTTACGGTTGATAAGTCGAGTCGTAAACTGGTCAATAAACAGTGCAGAACTTGAAGTTTGTATGTTAGAAGATGCCCAGACCCTTATTTCGTTTTTTGGAATCAAAATCCAATCTGGAATGGTATACGGCACCCGAATAAGGTGTATTctttaatatatgtatataaataattaaaaatcctAGACAAGATCTTATGGTGGAAATAACATGATGATAGAGGATACTGGAATTTGGAATTTTCTTCAATGAGAGGTGGGACCTGTCGTCGAATCTAAAACCAGGTTGCTATGAAAACTTTTAAAGAgttcaaaaaaaatgaaacacaaGCACATGCCTACAATCTCATCCAAATCACCACaagtttctttcttgttcttaattttcaaCCACTCAATTCAGTGGTGCAAAAAGGGACTATGATGACTTTACGTACTTGTTTATGCTTCCAAGTCAAGTTTCTCCACTTATGCTAAATCACGGCCCGCCAGCAGATGATCATCGTTAGCTTGAAAACTAGTTGCTTTATGGGTAAGataaaatgcatttaaattaaaataagtaAGGGATTGGTAACCCCAACCCAACAAATGTCCAAATATAGTCAAAATAGagctaaaacaaaaaactgaaaataagtcaaagaattGGCCCGATCTAAAATATCTTCTTGACTCGAAGTCTAAGAATGGGGTTGTCATATcaataattcttaaaaaataataatctaccTGTAAAGTCACTTGTAGTTTTAGCGACAACAAGTGAGCTTGAATACTATAACAAAAAAGATTATTTTGAGATATGTTAATATACTAAAATGGCAATTAGTAAATTTGTCATGCtctatcaacaaaaaaaaaattacatcaattaGAGTAATGTCACATGGGTAGGTGAGATCCAACAATGGTAAAGATATTTATCAAGGTTCGTTTGATCGAAGTACAATTCATTCGATCAAACCGGGTCTCATGCATGCGAGTATGTGAGATTTGACGTTCGTGCAATAGATGCCAACGCGTTTCAATAGAGAGAATGCAAGTTTCATTCAATCAATCTTAGTTTTAAAGCATCGGTCCAAGAgtttaaaataaggaaaatcaTTTTCCCTTCATTCGTTCGTGTTAAGACAGGAGCCATACGgtagaaaaatgagaaagagagtttTGAGAGTGAGAACTTGTGGAGGAAAAGCTTGAAGAGGAGAGTTGGAAGAGGAAACTTCAAgaagtaagtttttattttttttaatttttttttcttaatgtcttggttttgtattttaagtttATGAGTTGATTGTTGGTGTTTTGGTAACTTAATAAAgtttatgattgatcattgttGTGTTTTTGTGCGGGTTGTTTAGGGTTGGGCCCATGCCTTTGTAGTCCTTGTTTGACACTTGCGTGTTGGTGCAGGCTTGGGCCGGGCGTAGGTCACTTAATTttccataaaatcaatttattgTTACCTTAGAGAAAATTTCCTAATTCAATCAATATTTCACTATTTATGTGGGTAACAAAGTTGAAAGAGAAGTCTTCAATAGCGGATCACACTATTTTATGGAACAAAGATTATTAGTTcgaattatctttttatttttttttcctttttttttgtgcagacatttgaaaaaaaaaaaaaaaaacaaaacaaaacaaaacaaacaaacaaacaacgtAGAGAAGCCCAACCCACGTCAACCCTCATCCATAAAATTGAAGACCacacataataatttttaaatgcatccGCCAAATCAAAGTGGAGCCCACAGATATATGGATCGGACGGGTCTGAATATTCGAGCTGGGCTCAACTTTATCCCTCGTTCCTATCCGAATTATCAATCAGAGCACCTTCAAACGACAACTTTCAGAGATTGAAGCCcctcttaaaataaaaacagagtCACAAacatcgagagagagagagagagagagatggtggtGGCTCATGCGTGGGGCGTGGGACAAGCAATCCCAGTGCCCCAATTGAGGCCCTTCTTCTACTGTTGCGCAGATTTTCAATCCAAGAAATACAAATCCAATCTCAACTTTTTTCTGGGTTGGGGCTGCTCTGTTCAGACCAAGCATGCCGTTTTTTCCAATAAGAACCGCAAGAACTCCAGCCTCCCTTGCCGTTGCTCCAATAACATTCACAACACCAACATCAGTTCGTCTTTGGAATGGGATTGGAACCGCTGGAACCGCCATTTCTCTGAGATTGAACAGGCCGAGAGCTTTGCCTCTGTTCTCAAGGTACCGCTTTTTCCTCTCCCTGTCACTTTGTGTCAGAGATAGagcttctctttttctttgctcattttgttgtaatttttttctaagtGGATTCCCGGTACAGTGCACCCAATTTGCTAATTCACACATAATTCCATACCTAATTAGCTAGGGGATTGGAGTTTTTAAAGTGAATTTAGCTTCTGGGTTTCTTTTGATGTTCAGATTCAATTCCCTTTTGCTTTGTTTATTTAGCATGAGACACTTGGGAACTGAAAATTTTGTAATTCCTAAGAACGTAAAGGGTGAGACTTTAATGTTATTCAATCGCTGGACGAATTGTCATATCTCACAAAAGTTGCTACCTTCTACTGCTTCAcatctttttgttgttgttgctgttgttgttttttgtttcggGTAGAAAAGCGAGGAAATGTAGTAACTTTTATATGATGTGTGACCTTTAGGCAAAAGATTTTCTGAACATGGGAACTAATAACCAGGAAATTATCGGACTAGTGTATATTCTACTACTACATATTGACCTTAAGAATGCCTATATAATGGCCTCAAGATTCATTTTGGATAATCGTGTCTGCACCGTTGAAAAAAGCTCTGAGTGCTGATCTGTtttgcaaatcaaaattttagatttacTTATTGTATGTATTGAAAGATATGctaaaatgataaattatatTTGAGAATTGAGCACAACTCAGATAATGAATCTATACACGATGTtaaagcctttttcttttttttttttttcctttggaaaGTACGCTATTTCGGGCTTACACACATTGATGAAAATACAGAAGAGTGTAAAGTTAGGATTATCACTCAAAAAGTGCCATTGGGCTTTGGCTGCGTATCTGTAGGTCTTAGGTccatataattataaaaattactcAATGTCAGACCAGCATATACAAGTTGCTGTGATTGTTTACTTCTGATGGGATGTCGTACTTTGCAGTTTCAACTTGAAGATGCAATTGAGAAGGAAGACTTCCAAGAAGCTGCGAAGTTGAAAATGGCTATTGCAGAAGCTACATCAAAGGACACCGTTTCTGAAATCATGTCTCAGCTGAAGGTCAGATCAACATTTGAATCACTAGATGCTGGATCAGCCCAGGTTGTAATTTGGCTATTGATCTGATTCATTGTTAATTTGCAGCATGCGATTGAAGAAGAGCGTTACCATGATGCTTCAAGGTTGTGTAGGTACACAGGAAGTGGACTGGTAATCTTTATAGCAAGTTTTAGCTAATATATTCAATTAGTCACCCTATTCCAGTTCTGTTAACCTGgtttgcaattttgtttaattatgtCTTATCTTCCCTGGCATTAATAGGCatcttcttttgtcttttattctttctATTTATTATAGTTTCAAGTGACTGGTTAAACTTTAGAAAAGGGTTGAAAAGAGACTATTATTTGGAAGAGAATTTCTTATTTACGTATTAATTGGGATTGTGAGCATCTTGTGTAGGTTAAATTCAGTTTCTCcgcatttattatttttaatagcaGACAATGTAGTTTTGATGGGACAGTCAACCATATTAGAACAAGGGGATGGCATTCAGCTGTGATTAGAGAAAGCATTTAGAAATGAAGTTCAAAATCAAGGAAATTGATGGGCAAAATAGCCTTGATGATGAAagatatgtgtgtgtgtgtgcgcgtgcACGCTTTTCTGGAAATTATACCAGACTGTCACAACATGTGTCTTTGTGGGATAGTAAAATTATCTTGAAGTATTCggttgagattttttttttttttttttttttttttttttttataacttaacGGATTTCTGTGATGCTCCTACTTTCTGCAATAATTACCTGATAAGAGGGGCTGTGACATTCAGCAGTTTGGACTGATTTCTGTAAAGCTGTTCGTCTACATGTGATATATGGAACTCCATTTACGTGACTTGTTTGTGAAATGGATGCTCTGGTATATGGTAATATCTATCCTTAAAACTGAAACTTTGTTTCTGAATACATCTTTACATATAAAGATGTTTCCTTTGATGGTTAATTTTAATCAGCTGTCTAATAACTAAGTTGTTCTGTTTGATCCACTAATCATAAATGTCAGCCTTACTAATGGGACATGTTTCTGTGGATAAGTGCTTGTTAGTCTCCTCTAAACCATCATCTCTATATGTGTAGGTAGGTTGGTGGGTGGGCTACTCAAAAGATTCAGATGATCCCTTTGGCAGATTAATACGCATAACTCCTGGTGTGGGCAGATTTGTTGGCAGGAGTTACAGTCCAAGGTaaggttttctttctttgttttttttttgcttgcttgcttctttcttctttcttcttcttcttcttcttattctccTTCTCATTTTTTTGCCCTTTCTAAATGTATTATCTATTCATTGTTGCAGACAGTTGGTGACTGCAGCTCCTGGAACGCCATTGTTTGAAATATTTGTGGTAAAAGACACTGACAAGACATATGTCATGCAGGTGATTTATTGGCGTTCCCATTAGGTTATCGCACATCTATGTTTTTACTCGAGTTAAAATCCATAAATATACAAGATGACATGGGGGACACTAGATTATGTGTTATTGCATAATTTGTCTCCAGTTCTTTGTTTTTGAACAACGAGCACACCCATGTAATTCCAATGAGCTCTTAGACAATGTACCATGTTCATAATTTGATTCATGTCTCATAATTGGAGCTCTTGTAGATCTGTAGTACTACTTTACAACTATCAAGTCTTGACCGGGCCAATTGAAAATAGTCTGTCTTTATGCTTTCTCAATTTGAAtgtatacacacacacacacacacacacacacacacataactCATTAAGTTGCAGTTGGTAAGATGAATATAGGCTGCTGATTTGGAGGCCCCTTCTGGTGCAGAGTCAATGTTCTTTTTAAACCCTGATCATTTTGTGCAATTACTTGCTAGTAATGTAATCTCCTTTTTCCCCCTTTTGGTCAACCGCAGTTCTCATATATTGGATATGAGATTTAGCTCGCTCTTTCTCTTTGGTGTAATTGCATgacaaagagaaaagaacaacaTTGTAACAGCCATGGTCATCATACTATaactttcctctttctctctctctctctctctctttggctCCAATTGTAATTTCTCTTTAAGGACTCTGTGACTATCTTTTAAGGATTGCATCTCAGGATTAAACTGTTGCCTTGGCCTC
This genomic interval from Corylus avellana chromosome ca3, CavTom2PMs-1.0 contains the following:
- the LOC132175810 gene encoding E3 ubiquitin-protein ligase SIS3, with product MAMRGIDFKWYDGFFLSMLATSVVIVAINWKRYHSCTFPLHIWIVVDYTTVFVFRLLMFVDNGLAAGMGLDFGWQQRYARFCGRVVVLSILSLLLYPFLWAWTVIGTLWFRRAKDCLPEEGQKWGFLIWLLFSYCGLFCIACMSLGKWLTRRQAHLLRAQQGIPLSEYGVLVDMIRVPDWAFEAAGQETRSMGQDAAAYHPGLYLTPAQREAVEALIQELPKFRLKAVPTDCSECPICLEEFHVGNEVRGLPCAHNFHVECIDEWLRLNVKCPRCRCSVFPNLDLSALSNLRAETERTTASVVTTNRYVREPSSQSYLLRLQGLLRPVRTGNAGAADDADMSLETAENGGVAVVTRDPSSTEPVPSVESMFVGQATQPQH